A single genomic interval of Shewanella psychropiezotolerans harbors:
- the ftsB gene encoding cell division protein FtsB: MKRFLFVLIGLLGVLQYQLWCGVNNLPGSVQLREQIALQQEGNAKLVARNQVLREEIIDLRSGTEALEERARNELGMVKEGETFFRVVGGSLQPAN; this comes from the coding sequence ATGAAACGTTTCCTATTTGTATTGATCGGCTTGTTAGGCGTACTCCAGTACCAGTTATGGTGTGGGGTAAACAACCTGCCTGGATCTGTTCAACTTCGCGAACAAATAGCGCTTCAGCAAGAAGGCAATGCCAAGTTAGTTGCACGTAATCAAGTGTTGCGAGAAGAGATAATTGATCTTCGCAGTGGCACTGAAGCACTTGAAGAGCGTGCCCGAAATGAGCTGGGCATGGTAAAAGAAGGTGAAACATTTTTTCGTGTCGTGGGTGGTAGCCTACAGCCTGCAAACTGA